The Hyphomonadaceae bacterium ML37 genome includes a region encoding these proteins:
- a CDS encoding DUF6456 domain-containing protein: MSAPSWLKRLDAQGRVLAPLPGGRRGYGVFSGADRRRRPLAIAADAEARKAEADGALEAGPHGLVLTAAGQARLRRDEAGGDFAAQHRRTGVRTVTGPEGRMQTVQADLDASSPLARYARARGDQRALIEPLHLAAAAILRQDYERSALMTRVTMDWSGQPGGKVRRAPRDRSDAPAGRLAAQARVLDALEAVGPGLDRLLVALVLREAPMGSAERELGWPSRSGAPALRLALDRLAVHYRLTAPTAPANPFSAAEAG, from the coding sequence ATGAGCGCCCCCAGCTGGCTCAAGCGCCTGGACGCGCAAGGCCGGGTGTTGGCGCCCTTGCCGGGCGGGCGGCGCGGCTATGGCGTGTTCTCAGGCGCGGACCGCAGACGGCGCCCGCTCGCCATTGCGGCGGATGCTGAGGCGCGCAAAGCGGAGGCTGATGGCGCGCTGGAGGCTGGCCCCCACGGCCTGGTGCTGACCGCTGCGGGACAGGCCCGATTAAGGCGCGATGAGGCGGGAGGCGATTTCGCGGCCCAGCACCGGCGCACCGGCGTGCGCACCGTGACGGGGCCTGAGGGCCGGATGCAAACCGTCCAGGCCGATCTCGACGCGTCCTCGCCGCTGGCGCGCTATGCCCGGGCGCGCGGCGATCAGCGCGCGCTGATCGAGCCGCTGCATCTGGCCGCCGCCGCGATCCTGCGTCAGGACTACGAGCGCTCGGCCCTGATGACGCGTGTGACCATGGACTGGAGTGGACAGCCCGGCGGTAAGGTGCGCCGCGCGCCGCGCGACCGCTCCGACGCGCCGGCCGGGCGGCTGGCGGCTCAGGCGCGGGTGCTGGACGCGCTGGAAGCTGTGGGCCCGGGCCTGGACCGTTTGCTGGTTGCGCTGGTCCTGCGCGAGGCGCCCATGGGCTCAGCCGAGCGCGAGCTGGGCTGGCCGTCGCGTAGCGGCGCGCCGGCGCTGAGGCTGGCGCTGGACCGGCTGGCCGTTCATTACCGCCTGACCGCGCCGACCGCGCCCGCTAACCCTTTTTCGGCGGCTGAGGCCGGGTGA
- a CDS encoding chromosomal replication initiator DnaA, giving the protein MQSQIRALDLARARLAQQAVSYTFDIPVEDITRATRGSARAALGRQIAIYLTHVAFELSLARTAEAFDRDRSTAAHACHRIEDRRDDPAFDQCLDELEACLRSLPGPGRARGELAA; this is encoded by the coding sequence ATGCAGTCCCAAATCCGAGCGCTTGATCTGGCGCGGGCGCGCCTGGCGCAGCAGGCGGTGTCCTACACATTCGACATTCCCGTCGAGGACATCACACGCGCCACGCGCGGCTCCGCCCGCGCCGCGCTTGGCCGCCAGATCGCCATCTATCTCACCCATGTCGCGTTTGAGTTGAGCCTGGCGCGGACCGCCGAGGCGTTCGACCGCGACCGCTCCACAGCCGCCCATGCCTGTCACCGCATCGAGGACCGGCGCGACGACCCGGCGTTCGACCAGTGCCTGGACGAGCTGGAGGCGTGTCTGCGCAGCCTGCCGGGGCCGGGCCGGGCCAGAGGCGAGCTGGCGGCATGA
- a CDS encoding Na(+)/H(+) antiporter subunit D, whose protein sequence is MTDLFGALHGVNPALFLILGGVLALALPWSHARKVVMIAAPLLGLAAWFATREPGVYAVIELGPMTLETFRYDGLSRIWALVFLLAAFLNGIYALHERSRISDGSALIYAGAAVGAVFAGDLLTLFVFWELTALFSAPLIFAAGTPESQRAGLRYLAIQVLSGVLLLGGAALWASQTGSWTFDAIGLDDPAGLVLLIAFGIKAAFPLLHMWMQDAYPKATGVGAVVLSAFTTKLAIYALARGFAGTEILITIGAIMAVFPILFVIVENDLRRTLAYALNNQLGFMVVGVGVGTPLGLNAAAANAFVGVFYMALMFMVIGAVMHRTGTAKVSELGGLFRSMPITGALSIIGALALVGAPLFSGFVTKTLVLSAVSYHGDMLVYGILVFAAAGVMELSALKVPFFAFFGQDRGYKVKEAPLNMLLAMGLAAFLCIYLGSHWQGLYGLLPFAIDYEPYTADNIIGQVQILLAGAFAFAVMVWLNLFPLRGDRAILDVDWLYRRVGDGVVRWGGAMGVLLAGASERGLGVVIKRWTNRLFNVFSPAGSLSRIFPSGLMAIWTGVLLAAVLIVAYFSPL, encoded by the coding sequence ATGACTGATCTGTTCGGCGCCCTCCATGGCGTGAACCCGGCCCTGTTCCTGATCCTGGGCGGCGTGCTGGCGCTGGCCCTGCCTTGGTCCCATGCGCGCAAGGTTGTGATGATCGCTGCGCCGCTGCTGGGCCTGGCGGCCTGGTTCGCGACGCGTGAGCCGGGCGTCTACGCCGTCATCGAGCTCGGGCCTATGACGCTGGAGACGTTCCGCTATGACGGGTTGTCGCGCATCTGGGCGCTGGTGTTTCTGCTGGCTGCTTTCCTCAACGGCATCTACGCCCTGCACGAGCGCAGCCGGATATCTGACGGCTCGGCGCTGATCTATGCCGGTGCGGCCGTGGGTGCGGTGTTCGCGGGCGATCTCCTGACCCTGTTCGTGTTCTGGGAGCTGACGGCGCTGTTCTCCGCGCCGCTGATCTTCGCGGCCGGCACGCCGGAATCCCAGCGCGCGGGCCTGCGCTATCTGGCGATCCAGGTCTTGTCGGGCGTGCTCCTGCTGGGCGGCGCCGCATTGTGGGCCAGCCAGACCGGTTCGTGGACATTTGACGCCATCGGCTTGGACGATCCGGCGGGGCTCGTATTGCTGATCGCGTTTGGCATCAAGGCGGCCTTCCCGCTTCTGCACATGTGGATGCAGGACGCGTATCCCAAGGCGACGGGCGTGGGCGCAGTGGTGCTCTCAGCCTTCACCACAAAGCTCGCGATCTACGCGCTTGCGCGTGGCTTTGCCGGAACCGAAATCCTGATCACCATTGGCGCCATCATGGCGGTGTTCCCGATCCTGTTCGTGATCGTGGAGAATGACCTGCGGCGCACGCTCGCCTATGCGCTCAACAACCAGCTGGGCTTCATGGTGGTGGGCGTGGGCGTGGGCACGCCGCTGGGCCTGAACGCCGCGGCGGCCAACGCTTTTGTTGGCGTGTTCTACATGGCGCTGATGTTCATGGTGATCGGCGCGGTGATGCATCGCACCGGCACCGCCAAGGTCAGCGAGCTGGGCGGGCTGTTCCGCTCCATGCCGATCACCGGCGCATTGTCCATAATCGGCGCGCTCGCCCTGGTCGGCGCGCCGCTCTTTTCCGGTTTCGTGACAAAGACGCTGGTCCTGTCGGCGGTGTCCTATCATGGCGACATGCTGGTCTATGGCATTCTGGTTTTCGCGGCCGCCGGCGTGATGGAGCTCAGCGCGCTCAAAGTGCCGTTCTTCGCCTTCTTCGGGCAGGACCGCGGCTACAAGGTCAAGGAAGCGCCGCTGAACATGCTCCTCGCCATGGGGCTGGCGGCGTTCCTGTGCATCTATCTGGGCAGTCACTGGCAGGGGCTCTACGGCCTGTTGCCCTTCGCCATCGATTACGAACCCTACACCGCCGACAATATCATCGGGCAGGTGCAGATCCTGCTGGCGGGCGCCTTCGCGTTCGCCGTCATGGTCTGGCTGAACCTGTTCCCGCTGCGCGGTGATCGCGCCATTCTGGACGTGGACTGGTTGTACCGCCGGGTGGGCGACGGCGTGGTGCGCTGGGGCGGCGCGATGGGCGTTCTCCTGGCGGGCGCCAGCGAGCGCGGGCTTGGCGTGGTGATCAAGCGCTGGACAAACCGCCTGTTCAACGTGTTCAGCCCGGCCGGTTCGCTGTCACGCATCTTCCCGTCCGGGTTGATGGCGATCTGGACCGGCGTGCTGCTGGCGGCGGTTCTGATCGTCGCCTACTTCTCCCCGTTGTAG
- a CDS encoding monovalent cation/H+ antiporter subunit D family protein (subunit D of antiporter complex involved in resistance to high concentrations of Na+, K+, Li+ and/or alkali; contains an oxidoreductase domain; catalyzes the transfer of electrons from NADH to ubiquinone), with translation MTWTPELALALALILPLVGGAGVLLLGRWPNLREAATLITAVALAIVVAYLVEAAGDRPALTLLEIAPGLSLKFTLEPLGAVFAMVASGLWIVNSLYSIGYMRGNKEKDQTRFYFCFTISIAAAMGIALSGNLITMFFFYEALSLATYPLVAHKGDAKARKGASIYLGILLATSIGLFLPAIFATYALTGTTDFTAGGIMGGVGPVAGSIILVLFAFGIGKAALMPTHPWLPNAMVAPTPVSALLHAVAVVKAGVFSILKVSVYVFGPQYIETLPAANVLAWIAGASIVIASVMAMTKDNLKARLAYSTVSQLSYVTLGAMLASPLALMGAALQIIMHAYGKITLFMAAGSIYTGTKKTDISQLNGLGRLMPVTFAVFLIGALSIIGMPPFGGVWPKIFLMEGAAGAGQPWLIAVLIASTLLNIGYLLPIAIRGFLKPAPETSPMTPGLPPALVWVAPLITAIGTVVLFFAIGPLIDYLTPVFMTEMTP, from the coding sequence GTGACCTGGACCCCTGAACTCGCGCTGGCTCTGGCCCTGATCCTGCCGCTGGTCGGCGGCGCCGGCGTGCTGTTGCTGGGCCGCTGGCCGAACCTGCGTGAAGCGGCGACCCTGATCACCGCTGTCGCGCTGGCCATTGTGGTCGCCTATCTGGTGGAAGCGGCCGGCGACCGCCCGGCGCTGACATTGCTGGAGATCGCGCCGGGCCTGTCGCTGAAGTTCACGCTGGAGCCGCTGGGCGCCGTGTTCGCCATGGTGGCCAGCGGGCTTTGGATCGTGAACTCGCTCTACTCCATCGGCTATATGCGCGGGAACAAGGAGAAGGACCAGACCCGGTTCTACTTCTGCTTCACAATCTCCATCGCCGCGGCCATGGGCATCGCCCTGTCGGGCAATCTGATCACGATGTTCTTCTTCTACGAGGCGCTCAGTCTCGCGACCTATCCGCTGGTGGCGCACAAGGGCGACGCCAAGGCGCGCAAGGGCGCCTCGATCTATCTGGGCATTCTGCTGGCGACCTCCATCGGCCTGTTCCTGCCGGCGATTTTCGCCACCTATGCCCTGACCGGCACGACGGACTTCACAGCCGGCGGCATTATGGGCGGGGTCGGGCCGGTCGCCGGATCGATCATTCTGGTGCTGTTCGCCTTCGGGATCGGCAAGGCGGCGCTGATGCCGACCCATCCCTGGCTGCCCAACGCCATGGTGGCGCCCACGCCGGTCTCGGCGCTGCTGCATGCGGTGGCGGTGGTGAAGGCGGGCGTGTTCTCCATCCTGAAAGTGTCGGTCTATGTTTTCGGCCCGCAATATATCGAGACGCTGCCGGCCGCGAATGTGCTGGCCTGGATCGCGGGCGCGTCCATCGTGATCGCGTCGGTGATGGCGATGACCAAGGATAATCTCAAGGCCAGGCTCGCCTATTCCACGGTCAGCCAGCTGTCCTACGTGACGCTCGGCGCCATGCTGGCGAGCCCGCTGGCGCTGATGGGCGCGGCCTTGCAGATCATCATGCACGCCTATGGCAAGATCACGCTCTTCATGGCCGCGGGCTCGATCTATACCGGCACCAAGAAGACCGACATCTCCCAGCTCAACGGGCTGGGCAGGCTCATGCCGGTCACATTTGCCGTGTTCCTGATTGGAGCCCTGTCGATTATCGGCATGCCGCCCTTTGGCGGGGTCTGGCCCAAAATCTTCCTGATGGAAGGCGCGGCCGGCGCCGGTCAGCCCTGGCTGATCGCGGTGCTGATCGCCTCCACCCTTCTGAATATCGGCTATCTCCTGCCCATCGCGATCCGCGGCTTTCTGAAGCCGGCGCCCGAGACCAGTCCGATGACGCCCGGTCTGCCGCCCGCCCTGGTCTGGGTGGCGCCGCTGATCACCGCCATCGGAACCGTGGTGCTGTTCTTCGCCATCGGGCCGCTGATCGACTATCTGACGCCGGTCTTCATGACGGAGATGACGCCATGA
- a CDS encoding monovalent cation/H+ antiporter subunit D family protein, producing the protein MEPQFLPAAIAAHAPALLVMIPLILSAPAAMITSGRVAWGMTVLGVGSALVLAVEIFLATRAEGAVLSYAMGGWAPPLGIEFRIDALNAALLLLLGSTGFLTVLFAGPSVADEISRQKRSLFYAAFLICFAGLSGVASTGDAFNLFVFLEISSIATYAIIAMGWSKDRQALTASFNYLVMGTIGATFFVIGVGFIYMTTGTLNMADMGRAIADLNGNRAVEVGFAFILVGIGLKAALFPLHQWLPNAYAYAPNFVTTFLATTATKVAFYVIIRFSYDVFSIGTGFVTNAMIWVITPLAIAGMLVASTQALFQNNVRRLFAYSSVAQVGYMMLGLGMATSLGLSAGMLHLINHAMMKGALFMALGAFALSYGIRRIEDFKGLGQVMPMTSAAFTIGALSLVGVPFTVGFISKFYLIAAALDAGWWWAVAAILISSVIAVFYVYRILVAIWVTPPDEARKTSPKRVPLAIAVPLAVLAGANLVFGVWAEPIVDMARAAADAAIAAGVNP; encoded by the coding sequence ATGGAGCCGCAGTTTCTCCCGGCCGCAATCGCGGCCCATGCGCCAGCCTTGCTGGTCATGATCCCGCTGATCCTGTCGGCCCCCGCCGCCATGATCACCAGCGGGCGCGTGGCGTGGGGCATGACCGTGCTGGGCGTCGGATCAGCCCTGGTGCTGGCCGTCGAGATATTCCTGGCGACGCGCGCCGAGGGCGCCGTCCTGTCCTACGCGATGGGCGGCTGGGCGCCGCCTCTGGGCATCGAGTTCCGGATTGACGCGCTCAACGCCGCGCTTCTGCTCCTGTTGGGCTCGACAGGCTTTCTCACCGTGCTGTTCGCCGGCCCCAGCGTGGCCGACGAGATCTCGCGCCAGAAGCGCTCGCTGTTCTATGCAGCCTTCCTGATCTGTTTCGCCGGCCTGTCGGGCGTGGCGAGCACGGGGGACGCGTTCAACCTCTTCGTCTTCCTCGAGATTTCCTCCATCGCGACTTACGCCATTATCGCCATGGGCTGGAGCAAGGACCGCCAGGCGCTCACCGCCTCGTTCAACTATCTGGTGATGGGCACGATCGGCGCGACCTTCTTCGTGATCGGCGTCGGCTTCATCTATATGACCACCGGCACGCTCAACATGGCCGATATGGGCCGGGCCATCGCCGACCTGAACGGCAATCGCGCGGTGGAAGTAGGCTTCGCCTTCATCCTGGTCGGAATCGGGCTGAAAGCCGCATTGTTCCCGCTGCATCAGTGGCTGCCCAACGCCTACGCGTACGCGCCCAATTTCGTGACCACATTCCTGGCCACCACCGCCACCAAAGTGGCGTTCTACGTCATCATCCGCTTCAGCTATGACGTGTTCTCCATCGGCACCGGCTTCGTGACCAACGCCATGATCTGGGTGATCACGCCGCTGGCCATTGCGGGCATGCTCGTGGCCTCCACCCAGGCCCTGTTCCAGAACAATGTGCGCCGCCTGTTCGCCTACTCGTCCGTGGCGCAGGTGGGTTACATGATGCTGGGCCTGGGCATGGCGACTTCGCTGGGCCTGTCGGCGGGCATGCTGCACCTGATCAATCACGCCATGATGAAGGGCGCGCTGTTCATGGCGCTGGGCGCATTCGCCCTGTCCTACGGCATCCGGCGGATCGAGGATTTCAAGGGGCTGGGCCAGGTCATGCCCATGACCTCGGCGGCCTTCACCATCGGCGCGCTGTCGCTCGTGGGCGTGCCGTTCACCGTGGGCTTCATCTCCAAATTCTATCTCATCGCAGCCGCGCTGGACGCGGGCTGGTGGTGGGCCGTGGCCGCTATCCTGATCTCTTCGGTGATTGCGGTGTTCTACGTCTACCGCATCCTGGTCGCGATCTGGGTGACGCCGCCCGACGAAGCGCGCAAGACATCGCCCAAGCGCGTCCCGCTGGCTATCGCCGTGCCGCTGGCCGTGCTGGCTGGCGCCAATCTGGTGTTCGGCGTCTGGGCTGAACCTATTGTGGACATGGCGCGCGCCGCCGCTGACGCCGCCATTGCGGCGGGGGTGAACCCGTGA
- a CDS encoding cation:proton antiporter subunit C, with product MLEILGDRFTFAVILVLMMVGLYAVIATGNLVKRMVGLSIFQTSVFLLYIATAKVTGGAPAIFNYSDLSAGTIPDDAVYANPLPHVLILTAIVVGVATLAMGLALVVRIREIYGTIEDDELSEIDHDDELKRGV from the coding sequence ATGCTTGAGATCCTAGGCGATCGCTTCACCTTCGCGGTGATCCTGGTGCTGATGATGGTCGGCCTCTACGCCGTCATCGCCACGGGCAATCTGGTCAAGCGCATGGTGGGCCTGTCGATTTTCCAGACCTCGGTATTCCTGCTCTACATCGCCACCGCCAAGGTGACAGGCGGCGCGCCTGCGATATTCAACTATTCCGATCTGTCTGCGGGCACGATTCCGGACGATGCGGTCTACGCCAACCCGCTGCCCCACGTGCTGATCCTGACCGCCATCGTCGTCGGCGTGGCGACGCTGGCCATGGGGCTGGCGCTCGTGGTGCGCATCCGCGAGATCTACGGCACCATCGAGGACGATGAATTGTCCGAGATTGACCACGATGACGAGTTGAAGAGAGGCGTGTAG
- a CDS encoding Na(+)/H(+) antiporter subunit B: MNPYIVLRVVSKLLIPLIFLFGFYVHFHGEYSPGGGFSAGVVLGVGVILYALIFGMGAARKAVPPWWARIGMALGALIFAGVGFVSLFMGGNFLDYTVLDPNRTYLGQHIGIVAVEFGVLTSVTAVIIAIFYAFAGRERSDDTAED, translated from the coding sequence ATGAACCCGTATATCGTCCTCCGCGTCGTTTCCAAGCTGCTGATCCCGCTGATCTTCCTGTTCGGCTTCTACGTCCACTTCCATGGCGAGTACTCGCCCGGCGGCGGGTTTTCGGCGGGCGTGGTGCTGGGCGTAGGCGTGATCTTGTATGCACTGATCTTCGGCATGGGCGCCGCGCGCAAAGCGGTGCCGCCCTGGTGGGCGCGGATCGGCATGGCGCTGGGTGCGCTCATCTTCGCCGGCGTGGGCTTTGTCTCGTTGTTCATGGGCGGCAATTTTCTCGATTACACCGTGCTCGACCCGAATCGGACCTATCTGGGCCAGCATATCGGCATCGTGGCGGTGGAATTTGGCGTGCTGACCAGCGTGACGGCCGTGATCATTGCGATTTTCTATGCGTTCGCCGGGCGCGAGCGCAGCGATGACACGGCGGAGGACTGA
- a CDS encoding DUF4040 domain-containing protein codes for MNGAEITQLFDYLFMVMLLVIGLAVIRLQNLFAVVMLTGVYSLIAAAWFVSLSAADVAITEAAVGAGISTVLLLAAMLLTSSEAKPTTAFRHWAALVVMTAAGAAVFYALGDLPVYGAADSPANSGVGMDYIARTPEEINIPNVVTAVLASYRGFDTMGEVFVVFAAGVGVALLLNLSGRGKRGEDN; via the coding sequence ATGAACGGCGCGGAGATCACCCAGCTTTTCGATTATCTGTTCATGGTGATGCTGCTGGTCATCGGCCTGGCCGTGATCCGCCTGCAGAACCTGTTCGCCGTGGTCATGCTGACCGGCGTGTACTCGCTGATCGCTGCCGCCTGGTTTGTATCGCTCAGCGCGGCGGACGTGGCGATCACAGAAGCGGCGGTGGGCGCAGGCATTTCCACGGTATTGCTGCTGGCCGCCATGCTGCTCACCTCGAGCGAGGCCAAACCCACCACGGCCTTCCGCCACTGGGCGGCGCTGGTGGTGATGACGGCGGCGGGCGCGGCGGTGTTCTACGCGCTGGGCGATCTGCCGGTCTATGGCGCCGCCGACAGCCCGGCCAATTCCGGCGTGGGCATGGACTACATCGCGCGCACGCCCGAAGAGATCAATATTCCCAACGTGGTGACGGCGGTGCTGGCCAGCTATCGCGGTTTTGACACCATGGGCGAGGTTTTTGTGGTGTTCGCCGCGGGTGTGGGCGTGGCGCTCCTGCTCAACCTATCCGGACGCGGCAAGCGCGGGGAGGACAATTGA
- the mnhG gene encoding monovalent cation/H(+) antiporter subunit G, producing MDWMFWLGVAQALASAAFMLTGAGLVLAGAIGVIRLPDFYTRMHAAGVTDTLGAELVIMGLIIQSGFTLVSVKLAILGLIVFLTSPTSTHAVANAAYRSGLKPLLRRWRSDEKREEAQ from the coding sequence ATGGACTGGATGTTCTGGCTCGGCGTCGCCCAGGCGCTGGCTTCGGCCGCCTTCATGCTGACCGGCGCCGGCCTCGTGCTGGCGGGGGCCATCGGTGTGATCCGCCTGCCTGATTTCTACACGCGCATGCATGCCGCCGGCGTCACCGATACGCTGGGCGCCGAGCTGGTCATCATGGGGCTGATCATCCAGTCGGGCTTCACATTGGTGAGCGTGAAGCTGGCGATCCTCGGGCTCATCGTGTTCCTGACCAGCCCGACCTCGACCCATGCCGTGGCCAATGCCGCCTACCGCTCCGGCCTCAAGCCGCTGCTGCGCCGCTGGCGCTCTGACGAAAAGCGGGAGGAAGCGCAATGA
- a CDS encoding monovalent cation/H+ antiporter complex subunit F, producing the protein MNFTGFVDIIVALMIVAAMALMLVRLFIGPTLYDRVLAVNAFGTKIVLFLAVFSLAVGRADGLDIALLYALINFVATIAILKFFSYRSLDVALFDSEPRAARKDGEGE; encoded by the coding sequence ATGAACTTTACCGGCTTTGTGGACATCATCGTCGCACTGATGATCGTCGCCGCCATGGCGCTCATGCTGGTGCGTCTGTTTATCGGCCCGACGCTCTATGACCGCGTGCTGGCCGTGAACGCGTTCGGCACAAAGATTGTCCTGTTCCTGGCCGTGTTCTCGCTGGCGGTCGGGCGCGCCGACGGTCTCGACATTGCGCTGCTCTATGCCCTGATCAATTTCGTGGCGACCATCGCGATCCTGAAATTCTTTAGCTACCGCTCGCTGGATGTGGCGCTGTTCGATTCAGAACCGCGTGCGGCGCGCAAGGACGGGGAGGGCGAGTGA
- a CDS encoding Na+/H+ antiporter subunit E, whose protein sequence is MTRKWLYGVTLTIVLAAMWALLSGYGLKQPILSLAIFSIVVTVFMTVRMGLLDGESTPYLRVRYYSYWGWLAGEIVTANIAVLRIVLSPVIEIKPVVTRTPVTLRDDVARATLANSYTLTPGTVTMEIQENGFILHALDESFASQEGFRAFERRVKTATGETG, encoded by the coding sequence TTGACCCGCAAATGGCTCTATGGCGTGACCCTGACCATCGTGCTCGCCGCGATGTGGGCGCTGCTGTCCGGATACGGGCTCAAGCAGCCCATCCTGTCGCTGGCGATCTTCTCGATTGTCGTGACGGTCTTCATGACCGTGCGCATGGGCCTGCTCGATGGTGAGTCCACGCCCTATTTGCGGGTGCGCTATTACAGCTATTGGGGCTGGCTGGCGGGTGAGATCGTGACCGCTAACATCGCCGTGCTGCGCATCGTCCTGTCGCCGGTGATCGAGATCAAGCCGGTCGTGACGCGCACGCCGGTGACGCTGCGCGACGACGTAGCGCGCGCGACACTGGCCAACTCCTACACTCTGACGCCGGGCACGGTGACCATGGAGATCCAGGAGAACGGGTTCATCCTGCATGCGCTGGACGAATCGTTCGCCAGCCAGGAAGGCTTCCGCGCGTTCGAGCGCCGGGTGAAGACCGCCACCGGGGAGACCGGCTGA
- a CDS encoding sodium-dependent bicarbonate transport family permease, which produces MTDAIALALANLTSPAVLFFALGIFAGVARSDLTIPQAIAKGLALYLMLAIGFKGGAAVAEVGLSMDLALAALAGVVLSFSLPLVAFALLRAFTKVDRATAAASAAHYGSISVVTFVAGSEFLTASGLIWSGHMVAVLAIMETPAILTGLWLAGRAAKGPDPEARPELLREVLLNGSVVLLIGAFLIGWASGPAGMARLDLFVNGLFQGLLCLFLLDMGLVASRRLGGAKKLGVSGIAFGVVMPLIGAAAALPVAWLIGMSAGDAAALMILSGSASYIAVPAAMRIALPEADPSVYLTLSLAITFPFNLTIGIPLYTSVARAVLGG; this is translated from the coding sequence ATGACCGACGCAATTGCTCTGGCCCTGGCCAATCTCACCTCGCCCGCCGTGCTGTTCTTCGCACTGGGGATTTTCGCCGGCGTCGCCCGGTCCGATCTCACCATTCCCCAGGCCATCGCCAAGGGGCTGGCGCTCTATCTGATGCTCGCCATCGGTTTCAAGGGTGGCGCGGCCGTGGCCGAGGTGGGCCTGTCGATGGACCTCGCCCTCGCGGCGCTGGCCGGTGTTGTGCTCAGCTTCTCCCTGCCGCTGGTCGCGTTTGCGCTCTTGCGCGCCTTCACCAAGGTGGACCGGGCCACGGCCGCGGCGAGCGCCGCGCACTATGGCTCAATCTCGGTGGTCACCTTTGTGGCGGGTTCGGAGTTCCTCACCGCGTCAGGCCTGATCTGGTCGGGCCATATGGTGGCGGTGCTGGCGATCATGGAGACGCCGGCGATCCTGACCGGTCTGTGGCTGGCGGGCCGGGCCGCGAAGGGGCCGGACCCGGAAGCGCGCCCGGAGCTCCTGCGAGAGGTGCTGCTGAACGGATCGGTGGTGCTGCTCATCGGCGCCTTCCTTATCGGCTGGGCGTCCGGACCGGCGGGCATGGCGCGCCTCGATCTGTTCGTGAACGGATTGTTCCAGGGCCTGCTGTGCCTGTTCCTTCTGGACATGGGGCTGGTCGCCTCGCGCAGGCTGGGCGGAGCAAAAAAGCTGGGCGTGTCCGGGATAGCGTTCGGGGTGGTGATGCCGCTGATCGGCGCCGCGGCGGCGCTGCCCGTGGCGTGGCTGATCGGCATGAGCGCGGGCGATGCGGCGGCGCTGATGATCCTGTCAGGATCGGCGAGCTATATCGCAGTGCCCGCCGCCATGCGCATCGCCCTGCCGGAGGCGGACCCGTCCGTGTATCTCACCTTGTCGCTGGCGATCACCTTCCCGTTCAATCTGACCATCGGCATACCGCTCTATACCAGTGTGGCGCGCGCAGTTCTGGGAGGCTGA